The following proteins are co-located in the Gossypium hirsutum isolate 1008001.06 chromosome A02, Gossypium_hirsutum_v2.1, whole genome shotgun sequence genome:
- the LOC107951466 gene encoding putative DEAD-box ATP-dependent RNA helicase 29 — translation MAPVDERFVSSKAELKRKQKEKKKAKSGGFESLNLSPNVYRGIKRKGYRVPTPIQRKTMPLILAGNDVVAMARTGSGKTAAFLVPMLEKLKQHVPQGGVRALILSPTRDLALQTLKFAKELGKFTDLRISLLVGGDSMESQFEELAQNPDIIIATPGRLMHHLTEVDDMTLRTVEYVVFDEADSLFGMGFAEQLHKILTQLSENRQTLLFSATLPSALAEFAKAGLRDPQLVRLDLETKISPDLKLVFFTLRQEEKHAALLYLARDHISSDQQTLIFVSTKHHVEFLNIMFREEGIEPSVCYGDMDQDARKINISKFRSRKTMLLIVTDVAARGIDIPLLDNVINWDFPPKPKIFVHRVGRAARAGRTGTAFSFVTSEDMPYLLDLHLFLSRPIRAAPTEEEVFQDMDGAMNKIDLAIANGESVYGRFPQNIIDLISDRVRDMIDSSAELNNLQRTCANAFRLYSKTKPLPARESIKRAKDLPREGLHPIFRNVLEGGELAALAFSERLKAFRPKQTILEAESEATKSKHSQWVGVMKKKRDIHEKIINLVHKQRFSNHVEKEIEPDITSSKINDTKEARGSKRKARNFKDEEYYISSVPTNHHTEAGLSVRSNEGFGSNRLESAVLDLVADDSEGLQKQKSRYHWDKRGKKYVKLNNGERVTASGKVKTESGAKVKTEKTGIYKKWKERSHKKVYLKGTTNGENGEATTISSGDYWSRGNGRNFRGNKKLQHSVPNAHVRSEIKDFEQVRKERQKKANNKLSYMKGKANKKKGKNFGKSGKRGKSK, via the exons ATGGCTCCGGTAGACGAGCGTTTTGTAAGCTCCAAAGCGGAGCTTAAACGAAAACAGAAGGAAAAGAAGAAGGCAAAATCTGGTGGCTTCGAGTCCTTAAACCTAAGCCCTAATGTCTACAGAGGAATCAAGCGGAAGGGATACAGAGTCCCTACGCCGATTCAACGCAAGACCATGCCTCTTATTCTTGCTGGAAACGACGTCGTTGCCATGGCCCGGACTGGTTCTGGGAAGACGGCGGCTTTTTTGGTCCCCATGCTGGAGAAACTGAAGCAGCACGTGCCTCAGGGCGGTGTCCGAGCTCTCATTTTGTCTCCGACCAGAGATTTGGCCTTGCAGACTTTGAAGTTTGCCAAGGAATTGGGAAAATTTACAG ATCTTCGGATTAGTTTGCTTGTCGGCGGTGATAGCATGGAAAGTCAGTTTGAAGAGTTGGCACAAAACCCTGATATTATTATTGCTACTCCTGGTAGACTGATGCACCATCTAACTGAGGTTGATGATATGACACTTCGTACAGTAGAATATGTGGTATTTGATGAAGCAGATTCCCTCTTTGGCATGGGTTTTGCTGAACAGTTGCATAAAATTCTTACCCAGCTTAGTGAAAACCGTCAGACCTTGCTCTTTAGTGCAACTTTACCAAGTGCCCTAGCAGAGTTTGCTAAGGCAGGACTGCGAGACCCTCAACTTGTGCGGCTTGATTTAGAAACCAAGATTAGCCCCGACTTAAAGCTTGTTTTTTTCACCTTGCGTCAGGAAGAAAAACATGCTGCACTGTTGTATTTGGCAAGGGACCACATTAGTTCTGATCAACAAACTTTGATATTTGTTTCCACTAAACATCATGTAGAGTTCCTTAATATTATGTTTCGAGAGGAGGGTATTGAGCCTTCTGTGTGTTATGGTGATATGGATCAAGATGCTCggaaaattaatatttcaaaattcagatcAAGAAAAACTATGTTGCTTATTGTGACAGACGTTGCTGCTAGGGGTATTGACATACCTTTACTAGATAATGTTATTAACTGGGACTTCCCTCCGAAGcccaaaatttttgttcatcGTGTTGGACGAGCAGCAAGGGCAGGTAGGACTGGTACTGCATTTTCCTTTGTGACATCTGAGGATATGCCGTACCTTTTAGATCTTCATCTATTTCTGTCAAGACCAATCAGGGCGGCACCTACTGAAGAGGAGGTTTTTCAAGATATGGATGGGGCAATGAATAAAATTGATCTAGCAATTGCAAATGGAGAATCTGTTTATGGACGTTTCCCCCAAAACATTATTGATCTTATTTCAGATAGGGTTAGGGACATGATTGATTCATCTGCAGAGCTTAATAATTTGCAGAGGACATGTGCAAATGCTTTTCGTCTGTATTCCAAGACTAAACCATTGCCTGCAAGGGAGTCCATCAAAAGGGCAAAGGATTTGCCCCGTGAAGGTTTGCATCCTATCTTTAGAAATGTACTGGAAGGAGGTGAATTGGCGGCACTTGCATTTTCTGAACGTCTGAAAGCTTTCAG ACCCAAGCAGACCATTCTGGAAGCTGAAAGTGAAGCCACTAAATCAAAGCATTCTCAG TGGGTCGGtgtgatgaagaagaagagagatATACATGAGAAGATCATTAACTTGGTTCATAAGCAGCGCTTTAGCAATCATGTGGAAAAG GAAATCGAACCTGACATTACTTCTTCAAAGATAAATGACACAAAAG AGGCTCGTGGTTCTAAAAGAAAGGCGAGGAACTTCAAGGATGAGGAGTATTACATAAGTTCTGTGCCAACAAATCAT CATACAGAGGCTGGTCTCTCAGTAAGAAGTAATGAAGGGTTTGGATCAAATAG gTTGGAATCTGCTGTACTGGATCTTGTTGCTGACGATAGTGAAGGTTTGCAGAAACAAAAATCCAGATATCATTGGGATAAG AGGGGTAAAAAGTACGTCAAATTGAATAATGGTGAACGTGTTACAGCTAGTGGAAAG GTGAAGACAGAGAGTGGTGCCAAAGTAAAAACTGAGAAAACAGGAATATACAAGAAGTGGAAAGAACGATCTCACAAAAAGGTATATTTGAAGGGAACCACCAACGGAGAGAATGGTGAGGCAACAACAATTTCATCAG GAGACTATTGGTCACGAGGTAATGGTAGAAACTTCAGAGGGAACAAGAAATTGCAGCATTCTGTGCCTAATGCTCATGTACGTTCAGAGATCAAAGATTTCGAACAGGTGCGAAAGGAAAGACAGAAGAAGGCAAATAATAAACTGTCATATATGAAGGGCAAAGCCAACAAGAAAAAGGgtaaaaattttggtaaaagTGGTAAAAGAGGAAAATCCAAGTAG
- the LOC107951467 gene encoding F-box protein SKP2B produces MIGEAKVGNEDLNLCFEKLMMVAAGNSEGVKMNSVGITEWKDIPVELLLRIVSLLDDQTAIVASSVCSGWRDAICLGLTQLCLSWCRKNMNNLVLSLAPKFTRLQTLILRQENPQLEDNAVESISKFCHDLQDLDLSKSFKLSDRSLYALARGCPNLKKLNISGCTSFSDEALAYLTNFCRKLKILNLCGCVKAATDHALQAIGRNCNMLQSLNLGWCDNVGDLGVMSLAYGCHDLRCLDLCGCVRITDDSVIALANECLHLRSLGLYYCRNITDRAMYSLAHSRVKNKGSMWESSMKGRYEDDGLKSLNISQCTALTPSAVQALCDTFPALHTCSGRHSLVMSGCLNLTSVHCACAVQAHRTFNTIFHTAH; encoded by the exons ATGATTGGTGAAGCAAAAGTTGGGAATGAAGACTTGAACTTATGCTTTGAGAAGCTGATGATGGTTGCAGCTGGGAATAGTGAGGGAGTTAAGATGAATAGCGTGGGGATCACTGAGTGGAAAGATATCCCTGTGGAGCTGCTGTTGAGAATCGTTTCACTACTCGATGATCAGACCGCTATCGTTGCTTCCAGTGTCTGTAGTGGGTGGAGGGATGCCATTTGCTTGGGCCTCACACAACTCTGTCTCTCATG GTGTAGAAAGAACATGAACAATTTGGTTCTATCTCTTGCACCTAAATTCACCAGACTGCAAACTCTGATATTGCGCCAAGAGAATCCACAGCTCGAGGACAATGCTGTCGAGAGTATTTCAAAGTTTTGTCACGATCTGCAGGACCTGGACCTCAGCAAAAGTTTCAAGCTTAGTGATCGCTCCTTGTATGCATTGGCTCGCGGTTGTCCTAACCTTAAAAAGCTTAACATCAGTGGCTGCACATCATTCAGCGATGAAGCTCTCGCGTATTTGACTAATTTTTgtcgaaaactaaaaatattaaatctgtGCGGATGTGTTAAAGCTGCAACTGACCATGCACTGCAG GCTATTGGACGAAACTGCAATATGTTGCAATCTTTGAATCTGGGATGGTGTGACAATGTTGGTGATCTCGGAGTCATGAGTTTAGCATACGGATGCCATGATCTCCGATGCCTGGACCTGTGTGGTTGTGTTCGTATAACAG ATGATAGCGTGATTGCTTTAGCAAACGAGTGTCTCCATTTGAGGTCGCTCGGACTGTACTATTGCCGTAACATCACAGACAGGGCGATGTACTCATTGGCTCATAGCCGAGTGAAGAACAAAGGTTCGATGTGGGAGTCGTCGATGAAAGGTAGATATGAAGATGATGGTTTAAAAAGTCTGAATATAAGCCAGTGTACGGCACTGACTCCATCAGCAGTTCAGGCTTTATGTGACACATTCCCTGCACTTCATACCTGCTCTGGAAGGCACTCCCTTGTTATGAGTGGTTGCTTGAACTTAACCTCCGTGCACTGTGCTTGTGCGGTTCAAGCTCACCGGACCTTCAACACTATTTTCCATACAGCTCATTGA